The following proteins are co-located in the Ficedula albicollis isolate OC2 chromosome 25, FicAlb1.5, whole genome shotgun sequence genome:
- the INSRR gene encoding LOW QUALITY PROTEIN: insulin receptor-related protein (The sequence of the model RefSeq protein was modified relative to this genomic sequence to represent the inferred CDS: substituted 2 bases at 2 genomic stop codons) gives MRMGTGAPRLGVMLLVLGHLPLPPVWAPSEICGSMDIRNDVSQLRKLENCSIVEGNLQILLMFTTGAEDFRGLSFPRLLMITEYLLLFRVYGLESLRDLFPNLAVIRGTKLFFSYALVIFEMPHLRDVGLHGLGHVLRGSVRIERNQELCHLSTIDWGLLLPDAGDGTYIVGNKPAEECADVCPGILDVEKPCVQTSVNGQLDYRCWTSSYCQKVHPCGAGSACTAAGECCHAECLGGCGRPHDRRACVACRHFHFNGHCLPSCPPRTYEYEGWRCVTAEYCASLRKVSDNPRDASKFVIHQRQCLSECPSGYTRSDSSMFCHKCEGLCPKECKVGTKTIDSMQAAQELGGCTLIEGNLILNIRRGYNLASELQSSLGLIETITGFLKIKHSFALVSLSFFKNLKLIRGDSMVDGNYTLYVLDNQNLQQLWDWSHHILSIPVGKMYFAFNPKLCLAEIYRMEEVTGTKGRQNKAEINPRTNGDRASCKTQTLRFISNVTESDRIFLKWERYRPPEYRDLLSFIVYYKESPFQNVSEYVGQDACGAQSWNVLDVDLPLSSEQEPGVTLLNLRPWTQYAIFVRAITLTTAEEGRNYGAQSEVVYIRTMPAAPTVPRDVISMSNSSSHIVVRWKPPTQRNGNIVYYLVLWQQLAEDMELYINDYCHKGLKLPTSSADTRFGFGDGPEGEQDAEERCCPCRPADGQLRVEGEAESFQKKFENFLHNSITIPRPPWKVTSINKNPQRSQKQRRDAVAVTSAANASSAEPPAPSRPGGGEPKPDFQIFEDKVVRDRAVLSRLRHFTEYRIDIHACNHAAHTVGCSAATFVFARTMPERASPPPHSWLCWGAPGCCXEGXWAAGWGPGDVPRHRPLNPSGSRGGLHVAGGREAPLPPPHCPLQEVTTVVCVSRHRYSKYGGVHLALLQPGNYSAKVRATSLAGNGSWTGLVKFYILGPAEEESSSFYVLLTVTPVVLMVLISCLAVFVFFYNKKRNNDGYPSGTLYASVNPEYFSASDMYMPDEWEVSREKITVIRELGQGSFGMVYEGVALGLVTEGEETKVALKTVNELATMRERIEFLNEASVMKAFKCHHVVRLLGVVSQGQPALVIMELMTRGDLKSYLRSLRPEAENNPGLPPPSLKDMIQMAGEIADGMAYLSANKFVHRDLAARNCMVSEDFTVKIGDFGMTRDIYETDYYRKGGKGLLPVRWMSPEALKDGIFNTQSDVWSFGVVLWEIATLAEQPYQGMSNEQVLRFVMDNGILERPDNCPDKLHELMCLCWQQNPRQRPSFVQLLERIKDHMAPAFRTLSFFYSPENGHHGSGEPSSTEEDESPEEDEPPASPLPARKDQLPNGTASL, from the exons ATGAGGATGGGGACGGGTGCCCCGCGGCTGGGGGTGATGCTGCTGGTCCTCGGCCACCTCCCGCTGCCCCCCGTGTGGGCTCCCTCCGAAA TCTGCGGCAGCATGGACATCCGCAACGACGTCTCCCAGCTGCGGAAGCTGGAGAACTGCTCCATCGTCGAGGGCAACCTGCAGATCCTGCTGATGTTCACCACGGGCGCCGAGGACTTTCGGGGGCTCAGCTTCCCTCGCCTGCTCATGATCACGGAGTACCTGCTGCTTTTCCGCGTCTACGGGCTGGAGAGCCTGCGGGATCTCTTCCCCAACCTCGCGGTCATCCGCGGCACCAAGCTCTTCTTCAGCTACGCCCTGGTCATCTTCGAGATGCCGCACCTGCGGGACGTGGGGCTGCACGGCCTGGGCCACGTCCTGCGCGGCTCGGTGCGCATCGAGCGCAACCAGGAGCTCTGCCACCTCTCCACCATCgactgggggctgctgctgcccgaCGCCGGCGACGGCACCTACATCGTTGGCAACAAGCCGGCCGAAGAGTGCGCCGACGTCTGCCCGGGCATCCTGGACGTGGAGAAGCCGTGCGTGCAGACCAGCGTCAACGGGCAGCTGGATTATCGCTGCTGGACCTCCAGCTACTGCCAGAAAG TTCATCCGTGCGGCGCGGGCTCGGCGTGCACGGCAGCGGGCGAGTGCTGCCACGCCGAGTGCCTGGGGGGCTGCGGCCGCCCCCACGACCGACGGGCGTGCGTGGCCTGCCGCCACTTCCACTTCAACGGGCActgcctgccctcctgcccGCCCCGCACCTACGAGTACGAGGGCTGGCGCTGCGTCACCGCCGAGTACTGCGCCAGCCTGCGCAAGGTCTCCGACAACCCCCGCGACGCCTCCAAGTTCGTCATCCACCAGCGGCAGTGCCTGTCCGAGTGTCCCTCGGGGTACACCAGGAGCGACAGCAG CATGTTCTGCCACAAATGCGAGGGGCTGTGTCCCAAGGAGTGCAAGGTGGGCACCAAGACCATCGACTCGATGCAGGCAGCgcaggagctggggggctgcacCCTCATCGAGGGGAACCTCATTCTCAACATCCGCCGGGGCT ATAACCTGGCCTcggagctgcagagcagcctgggccTCATTGAGACCATCACGGGCTTCCTGAAGATCAAACACTCCTTCGCCCTCGTCTCCTTGTCGTTCTTCAAGAACCTCAAACTGATCCGCGGTGACTCCATGGTGGATGG GAATTACACCCTGTACGTCCTGGACAACCagaacctgcagcagctctgggactggAGCCACCACATCCTCTCCATCCCCGTGGGCAAGATGTACTTTGCTTTCAACCCCAAGCTGTGCCTGGCCGAGATCTATCGCATGGAGGAGGTGACAGGCACCAAGGGGCGGCAGAACAAGGCAGAGATCAACCCCCGCACCAACGGGGACCGGGCGTCCT GTAAGACCCAAACCCTGCGCTTCATCTCCAACGTCACCGAGTCCGACCGCATCTTCCTCAAGTGGGAGCGGTACCGCCCCCCGGAGTACCGGGACCTCCTCAGCTTCATCGTCTACTACAAGGAGTC ACCCTTCCAGAATGTGTCAGAGTATGTGGGGCAGGACGCCTGCGGGGCTCAGAGCTGGAACGTGCTGGACGTGGATCTGCCCCTGAGCAGCGAGCAGGAGCCGGGGGTGACGCTGCTCAACCTCCGTCCCTGGACCCAGTACGCCATCTTCGTGCGCGCCATCACCCTCACCACGGCCGAGGAAGGGCGCAACTACGGGGCGCAGAGCGAGGTGGTTTACATCCGCACCATGCCGGCGG CCCCGACGGTGCCCCGGGACGTGATCTCCATGTCCAACTCCTCCTCCCACATCGTGGTGCGTTGGAAGCCGCCCACGCAACGCAACGGCAACATCGTTTATTACCtggtgctgtggcagcagctggccGAGGACATGGAGCTCTACATCAACGATTACTGCCACAAAG GGCTGAAGCTGCCCACCAGCAGCGCGGACACGCGCTTCGGGTTCGGGGATGGCCCCGAGGGGGAGCAGGACGCGGAGGAGAGGTGCTGCCCCTGCCGCCCCGCCGACGGGCAGCTCCGCGTGGAGGGCGAAGCCGAATCCTTCCAGAAGAAGTTCGAGAACTTCCTCCACAATTCCATCACCATCCCCAG GCCACCCTGGAAGGTGACGTCCATTAATAAGAACCCACAGAG GTCCCAAAAGCAGCGCAGGGACGCGGTGGCCGTCACGTCGGCGGCCAACGCCTCCTCAGCGGAGCCGCCGGCCCCGAGCCGCCCGGGAGGAGGCGAGCCCAAGCCTGACTTCCAGATCTTCGAGGACAAGGTGGTGCGTGACCGGGCGGTGCTGTCGCGGCTGCGCCACTTCACCGAGTACCGCATCGACATCCACGCCTGCAACCACGCCGCGCACACCGTGGGCTGCAGCGCCGCCACCTTCGTCTTCGCCAGGACCATGCCCGAGCGTGCGTCCCCCCCCCCTcactcctggctgtgctggggtgcaCCGGGATGTTGTTGAGAGGGGTGATGGGCAGCGGGTTGGGGTCCAGGCGATGTCCCCCGTCACCGTCCGCTCAACCCGAGCGGGAGTCGTGGTG GCTTACACGTGGCTGGGGGACGTGAGGCCCCTTTGCCACCCCCGCACTGTCCCCTCCAGGAGGTCACCACTGTTGTCTGCGTTTCACGCCACCGCTACTCCAAGTATGGGGGTGTCcacctggctctgctccagccagggaacTACTCGGCCAAGGTCAGGGCCACCTCACTGGCTGGCAACGGCTCATGGACAGGGCTCGTCAAGTTTTACATCCTGGGGCCAG CCGAGGAAGAGTCCAGCAGCTTCTACGTCCTGCTCACTGTCACACCTGTGGTGCTCATGGTGCTCATCTCCTGCCTGGCTGTCTTTGTCTTCTTCTACAACAAGAAGAG GAACAATGACGGGTACCCCAGCGGGACTCTGTACGCCTCCGTCAACCCCGAGTACTTCAGCGCCTCGGACA TGTACATGCCTGATGAGTGGGAGGTGTCCCGGGAGAAGATCACAGTGATCcgggagctgggacagggctccTTTGGGATGGTCTATGAGGGGGTGGCGCTGGGGCTGGTCACGGAGGGAGAGGAGACCAAGGTGGCCCTGAAGACGGTCAACGAGTTGGCCACCATGCGGGAGCGCATCGAGTTCCTCAACGAGGCCTCTGTCATGAAAGCCTTCAAGTGCCACCACGTG GTCCGTCTGCTCGGCGTTGTGTCCCAGGGCCAGCCAGCTTTGGTCATCATGGAGCTGATGACGCGTGGGGACCTGAAGAGTTACCTGCGCTCGCTCCGGCCTGAAGCCGAG AACAACCCTGGGCTGCCCCCACCGTCCCTCAAGGACATGATCCAGATGGCAGGAGAGATCGCTGATGGCATGGCTTACCTCAGCGCCAACAAGTTCGTGCACCGGGACCTGGCCGCCCGAAACTGCATGGTGTCCGAGGATTTCACCGTCAAAATTGGAG aTTTTGGCATGACCCGGGATATCTATGAGACGGATTATTACCGGAAAGGGGGCAAGGGGCTGCTCCCCGTGCGCTGGATGTCCCCCGAGGCGCTCAAGGATGGCATCTTCAACACGCAGTCTGACGTCTG GTCCTTCGGGGTGGTGCTGTGGGAAATCGCCACACTGGCCGAGCAGCCCTACCAGGGCATGTCCAACGAGCAGGTGCTGCGCTTTGTCATGGACAACGGCATCCTGGAGCGGCCTGACAACTGCCCTGACAAACT
- the LOC101810508 gene encoding death-associated protein kinase 2-like gives MVALGLTLAVLWDCSLAGGVTGSPAPRECREAEPGTAGATLELQHSEGGGGCCDPLSSCSCSISEPPEQLLQVVPGGPKFPRAEEFSVNWKNWAEPELRWALGNSPLNVLGGSVLQDVAEPREDVGSESLAASPSPGSVEDVYELLEKLGSGHFGVVRLCRERGTGAFYAAKFVRTRRSRGGRRGLERAQVEREVAILRQLEHPNIMRLHDLFSSRAEVVLVLELIGGGELFDFIAEKEMLSEEEAVEFLGQILSGVQYLHARLIAHFDLKPENIMLQEKGVPKPWIKIIDFGLAQQLEDGTTFRSLCGTPQYIAPEVINYEPLSPATDMWSIGVITYILLSGLSPFQGETDAETLSNVVAGAYEFEERCFSQTSEMAKDFIRQLPQRMTAAECLVHPWIKRCCESDPEEERSPRTALLRRRRSSCS, from the exons atGGTGGCCCTGGg tctgactctggcagtgctttgggattgttcttt agctgggggtgtcacTGGGAGCCCAGCTCCCCGGGAATGCCgtgaggcagagcctggcactgctggagcaacgctggagctgcag CACAGcgaaggaggaggaggctgctgtgaCCCCctctcttcctgctcctgcagcatttccgagccccctgagcagctcctgcaggtcGTTCCAGGGGGTCCCAAGTTTCCACGTGCTGAAGAATTTAGTGTGAACTGGAAAAACTGGGCAGAGCCTGAGCTCAGATGGGCGCTGGGGAATTCCCCTTTGAATGTGCTGGggggctctgtgctccag GAtgtggctgagcccagggaggaTGTGGGGAGTGAGAGCCTGGCAGCCAGCCCGAGCCCAGGCAGTGTGGAGGACGTGTAcgagctgctggagaagctgggCAG CGGCCACTTCGGCGTGGTGAGGCTCTGCCGTGAGCGCGGCACCGGCGCCTTCTACGCCGCCAAATTCGTGAGGACGCGGCGGAGCCGGggcggccgcc GGGGGCTGGAGAGGGCGCAGGTGGAGCGGGAGGTCGCCATCCTCCGCCAGCTCGAGCACCCCAACATCATGCGGCTCCACGACCTcttctccagcagagctgaagtgGTGCTCGTCCTGGAGCT GATCGGCGGTGGGGAGCTCTTTGATTTCATTGCCGAGAAGGAGATGCTGTCAGAGGAGGAGGCCGTCGAGTTCCTGGGGCAGATCCTGAGTGGGGTGCAATACCTGCACGCTCGCCTCATCGCCCACTTCGACCTCAAG CCCGAGAACATCatgctgcaggagaagggcGTCCCCAAGCCCTGGATCAAGATCATCGACTTTGGGctggcccagcagctggaggatggCACCACCTTCAGGAGCCTCTGTGGGACCCCCCAGTACATTG CTCCTGAAGTGATCAATTACGAGCCACTGAGCCCCGCGACCGACATGTG GAGCATTGGAGTCATCACCTACATTCT GCTCAGTGGCCTGTCCCCCTTCCAGGGTGAGACGGATGCTGAGACCCTCTCCAACGTCGTGGCCGGCGCCTACGAGTTCGAGGAGCGCTGCTTCAGCCAGACCTCGGAGATGGCCAAGGACTTCATCCGCCAGCTCCC GCAGCGCATGACGGCGGCCGAGTGCCTGGTGCACCCCTGGATCAAG cgCTGCTGTGAGAGCGAcccagaggaggagaggagcccCCGCACGGCTCTGCTGCGCCGCCggagaagcagctgctcctga
- the SH2D2A gene encoding SH2 domain-containing protein 2A: protein MSPAPPPSWGMHGHLMDDERPLFSTFKPVGEDSTARAKPAASTAPTHAPGAEQPPGHPSSRGRVPAGPWSPPPAQPLPEEDPWPERAALRAQTRLWFEQTQAQRLGPEGELPLWFHGFISRRQGEELLQDQPLGCFLVRFSESTVGFVLSYR, encoded by the exons ATGAGCCCAGCACCCCCTCCCAGCTGGGGGATGCACG GACACCTCATGGATGACGAGCGTCCCCTCTTCAGCACCTTCAAGCCCGTCGGtgaggacagcacagccagagccaagccggcagccagcacagcccccaccCATGCCCCgggggcagagcagccaccGGGACACCCCAGCAGCCGTGGCAGG GTGCCTGCAGGCCCCTGGTCACctccaccagcccagcccctgcctgagGAGGACCCGTGGCCGGAGAGGGCGGCCCTGCGTGCCCAGACCAGGCTGTGGTTTGAGCAGACACAAGCCCAGAGGTTGGGGCCCGAGGGGGAGCTCCCACTGTGGTTCCACGGCTTCATCAGCAGGAG GCAgggggaggagctgctgcaggatcagCCCCTGGGCTGCTTCCTGGTGCGCTTCAGCGAGAGCACCGTCGGCTTTGTGCTCTCCTACAGGTGA